A window of the Synchiropus splendidus isolate RoL2022-P1 chromosome 6, RoL_Sspl_1.0, whole genome shotgun sequence genome harbors these coding sequences:
- the cplane2 gene encoding ciliogenesis and planar polarity effector 2 — MSQGSVIVQNWHRCKESKEYFSKILHKKRRKRFGLLESPVMPPHAAVDTVHYKVFITGKSGVGKSSLALRLAGLDIPNIHYETTGINTTVVYWPVKLRESGRVLFFRLQLWDCGENALRRFDHLFPSCEEQADAVILLFSYTDRSSFDDLSNQIAKLNGTPAGQMVTLVVGTKFDLFMHCDVTEKDVRQFQETWGLPVLRSGGEVSDGLDDVAPLLDCLAEKLWQQDCIAASSTRHNRNC, encoded by the exons ATGAGCCAAGGGTCTGTTATTGTGCAGAACTGGCATCGATGTAAAGAAAGTAAAGAATATTTTAGCAAAATACTCCACAAGAAAAGACGAAAGCGCTTTG GACTCCTGGAGTCTCCCGTGATGCCTCCTCATGCTGCTGTGGACACTGTTCACTACAAGGTCTTCATCACCGGGAAAAGTGGTGTGGGGAAGTCCTCGCTGGCTCTTCGCCTCGCAGGCCTGGATATCCCCAACATTCACTATGAAACCACTG GAATCAACACCACTGTAGTGTACTGGCCGGTGAAGCTGAGAGAAAGTGGCAGAGTACTTTTCTTCCGTCTGCAGCTGTGGGACTGTGGAGAAAACGCCCTGCGAAGATTCGACCATCTCTTTCCT agTTGTGAGGAGCAAGCAGATGCTGTTATCCTTTTGTTTTCCTACACGGACAGATCCTCTTTTGATGATCTATCAAATCAAATTGCCAAGTTGAATGGTACACCTGCGGGTCAAATGGTGACTCTAGTTGTTGGAACCAA ATTTGATCTGTTCATGCACTGCGATGTGACAGAGAAGGATGTGAGACAGTTCCAGGAGACGTGGGGATTGCCGGTGCTGCGTTCAGGTGGCGAGGTCAGCGACGGTCTGGATGATGTAGCACCGCTGCTTGACTGCCTGGCGGAGAAGCTGTGGCAGCAGGACTGCATCGCTGCCAGCTCCACCCGCCACAACAGGAATTGCTAG